A stretch of the Geovibrio thiophilus genome encodes the following:
- the murI gene encoding glutamate racemase, which produces MAIGVFDSGIGGLTVFKSIAEHFPALDIYYLGDTARVPYGGKSRETIISYSLECAEYLITKCGAEAIVIACNTASSYAVDIISEKFHVPVTGVVLPGAEQALRVSKKGKIGVIGTRATIRSGSYRAALETMSEIELDIYENACPLFVPIVEEMMTESPIAELAVKMYLEELSKKGIDTLVLGCTHYPLLKNTITRLYPQFSIVDSSEVIIEHLIRSGLNTSGKSVRKLFFTDESPAMEILRNELASGAPAEIISLG; this is translated from the coding sequence ATGGCTATAGGCGTTTTTGACTCAGGAATCGGCGGACTCACGGTTTTTAAATCCATTGCGGAGCATTTTCCCGCACTGGACATCTACTACCTCGGCGACACAGCCAGAGTGCCCTACGGCGGCAAATCCCGGGAAACCATAATCAGCTACAGTCTGGAATGCGCCGAATACCTCATTACAAAATGCGGCGCCGAAGCTATCGTAATAGCCTGCAACACAGCCTCATCCTACGCTGTTGACATAATTTCCGAAAAATTTCATGTTCCCGTCACAGGTGTTGTGCTTCCCGGTGCGGAGCAGGCTCTGAGAGTCTCCAAAAAAGGGAAAATAGGCGTTATAGGCACCAGAGCAACCATACGCAGCGGCTCATACCGCGCGGCACTGGAAACCATGTCTGAAATTGAGCTCGATATATACGAAAACGCCTGTCCGCTGTTTGTTCCCATTGTTGAGGAAATGATGACGGAAAGCCCTATAGCGGAGCTCGCCGTGAAGATGTATCTGGAGGAACTCAGCAAAAAAGGGATAGACACACTCGTTCTGGGCTGCACCCACTATCCTCTCCTCAAAAATACCATAACCAGACTTTATCCTCAGTTCAGCATTGTGGATTCATCGGAAGTAATAATAGAGCATCTGATAAGAAGCGGTCTGAATACATCGGGAAAAAGCGTGAGAAAGCTGTTCTTCACTGACGAATCGCCGGCGATGGAAATACTGCGGAACGAACTCGCCTCAGGTGCGCCTGCGGAGATAATAAGCCTCGGCTGA
- a CDS encoding HD-GYP domain-containing protein, with translation MKIERRIHISELKTGMTVTRTEKDGLHFPFFDKELTDPRSVNVLKNSGVSYIYILEEKDAEEDKEGELTDRLTAMMDSSVETSDYFLIDSSPAISDIIQARAIFENIRCKARELLEGLRQSGKIDSRTAEEITSELVEVSSHKPGIFTAMTHLKNQDDYTYSHSLNVAVISLALGKRLGKSADELKTICLSGLLHDVGMARISGSIIHKPGKLTDDEYTEIKRHPEYGYKMLTANDRLPSETAMTALQHHEKSDGSGYPLGLSERQISNITKIVSIADVYDAITSKKTYNHERTPSEALKILFSWSGKHFNETLVKFFINTIGIYPVGTLVMLDSGEIAVILEPNRKDLTRPKVLVVTDEKREKLEKSHIFDLARYDLKTMKPLKTIVSSINPKQHAINSEQELDRFAKRFKNAVMEA, from the coding sequence ATGAAAATTGAACGCAGGATACATATTTCCGAACTTAAAACAGGGATGACAGTGACCCGCACCGAAAAGGACGGGCTGCATTTCCCTTTCTTTGATAAAGAACTTACAGACCCGCGCTCCGTTAATGTTCTCAAAAACTCCGGTGTATCATACATATACATTCTGGAAGAAAAGGACGCTGAGGAAGATAAAGAAGGCGAACTCACCGACAGACTCACAGCGATGATGGACAGCTCCGTTGAAACCTCAGACTACTTTCTCATCGATTCCTCCCCTGCAATCAGCGACATAATTCAGGCGCGCGCGATATTTGAAAACATACGCTGCAAGGCGCGGGAACTCCTCGAAGGTCTCAGACAGAGCGGAAAAATCGATTCCCGCACGGCAGAGGAAATAACCTCTGAACTGGTAGAGGTCAGCAGCCACAAGCCCGGCATTTTCACAGCCATGACTCATCTGAAAAATCAGGACGACTACACCTACAGCCACTCTCTGAATGTCGCTGTGATTTCCCTTGCTCTGGGGAAGCGGCTCGGAAAATCCGCTGATGAGCTCAAAACCATATGTCTCAGCGGACTTCTGCATGATGTCGGCATGGCGAGAATCAGCGGCAGCATCATACACAAGCCCGGGAAGCTCACTGACGATGAATATACCGAGATAAAAAGGCATCCGGAATACGGCTATAAAATGCTTACCGCAAACGACCGCCTCCCCTCCGAGACAGCGATGACAGCTCTCCAGCATCACGAAAAATCGGACGGAAGCGGCTACCCGCTGGGCTTATCCGAGAGACAGATAAGCAATATCACAAAGATCGTCTCCATCGCCGATGTTTATGATGCCATCACCAGCAAGAAGACCTACAACCACGAAAGAACGCCGTCAGAAGCGCTGAAAATCCTTTTCAGCTGGTCTGGCAAGCATTTTAATGAGACACTGGTAAAGTTCTTCATCAACACAATCGGCATATATCCGGTGGGAACCCTCGTGATGCTTGATTCCGGCGAAATAGCCGTAATACTTGAACCGAACAGAAAAGATCTGACCCGTCCGAAGGTTCTGGTAGTTACAGATGAAAAAAGAGAAAAGCTCGAAAAATCACATATATTTGATCTTGCCCGCTATGATCTGAAGACAATGAAGCCTCTGAAAACCATAGTTTCGTCCATTAACCCGAAACAGCACGCAATAAACAGCGAGCAGGAGCTTGACAGGTTCGCTAAACGTTTTAAAAACGCTGTCATGGAAGCCTGA
- a CDS encoding sigma-54-dependent transcriptional regulator: MKDRIRILVIDDEENILWLFKEGLEDDKISVTTTGSHKDGEIILSAGGVSICFVDLFLGDSNGIALVREWSKIYPHVHFIIMTAQDTGSNVIESIKSGATDFFPKPFDLAELRAKILNLAGDHGETEETESASYDFETKNRKMLEIYKLIGKISGANINVLICGESGTGKEVIAHMIHEMSNRSGKPFVPINMAAIPSDLMESELFGHSKGSFTGAVTDKKGKFEEANGGTIFLDEISEMDFSLQSKLLRVIQEKEINPVGSSRTVKLDTRIIAASNKNLEGLVENGKFREDLFYRLNVVSIELPPLRDRKEDIPYLANHFLRKYRNIKNRVLKISGEALGAMAKYRWQGNIRELENIIQYAIVNTDTDEVTKQSLPQKLFSTAQEKDASCLSDELFKLASSIVEAETLSESYNAFEEYMKIVEYPLMRAVLERTDGNKSVSAKLLGINRNTLRKKAKEHGFD, from the coding sequence ATGAAGGACAGAATCAGAATTTTAGTAATTGACGATGAAGAAAACATTTTATGGCTCTTCAAGGAAGGGCTGGAAGACGATAAAATAAGCGTGACAACAACCGGCAGCCACAAGGACGGCGAGATCATCCTCTCCGCCGGAGGGGTAAGCATCTGCTTTGTGGATCTTTTTCTCGGCGACAGCAACGGTATAGCCCTTGTCAGGGAGTGGTCAAAGATTTACCCCCATGTGCATTTCATCATAATGACAGCTCAGGATACTGGCTCCAACGTTATAGAAAGCATAAAATCCGGCGCGACAGACTTTTTTCCGAAACCGTTCGACCTTGCGGAGCTGAGAGCCAAGATCCTCAATCTTGCAGGTGATCACGGCGAAACCGAGGAAACCGAAAGCGCAAGCTACGACTTTGAGACCAAGAACCGTAAGATGCTTGAGATCTACAAGCTCATAGGCAAGATCTCCGGCGCTAATATAAATGTTCTTATATGCGGCGAATCCGGCACCGGCAAAGAAGTCATAGCCCACATGATTCACGAGATGAGCAACCGCAGCGGCAAGCCCTTTGTGCCGATCAATATGGCGGCTATCCCCTCTGATCTCATGGAGAGCGAGCTCTTCGGTCACTCCAAGGGCTCATTCACCGGCGCCGTTACGGACAAAAAGGGCAAGTTTGAGGAAGCCAACGGCGGAACAATCTTCCTTGATGAAATTTCCGAGATGGATTTCTCTCTTCAGTCCAAGCTGCTGAGAGTTATTCAGGAGAAAGAGATAAACCCTGTGGGTTCAAGCCGCACCGTAAAGCTGGACACCAGAATCATCGCCGCGTCAAACAAAAACCTTGAAGGGCTTGTGGAGAACGGGAAGTTCCGTGAGGATCTTTTCTACAGGCTGAATGTAGTCTCCATAGAGCTGCCGCCGCTCAGGGACAGGAAAGAGGACATACCCTATCTTGCCAACCATTTCCTGAGGAAGTACAGGAACATCAAGAACAGGGTGCTCAAAATCAGCGGCGAGGCTCTGGGTGCCATGGCTAAATACCGCTGGCAGGGCAACATCAGGGAGCTGGAAAATATTATCCAGTATGCCATAGTAAATACAGACACTGATGAGGTGACCAAGCAGAGTCTGCCTCAGAAGCTTTTCAGCACAGCGCAGGAGAAGGATGCCTCCTGTCTGTCCGATGAGCTTTTCAAACTCGCCTCAAGCATAGTGGAGGCGGAAACCCTTTCAGAGAGCTATAACGCCTTTGAAGAATATATGAAAATTGTGGAATATCCCCTTATGAGAGCAG